TTCAAGTTCTTGGTAAGATTTTTCAGGATGGGCGAACTTTACGATTTCTACTTTGTTGAACTGGTGTTGTCTTGTGAGCCCCCTTGTGTCTTTTCCATGAGCCCCTGCTTCCTTTCTAAAACAGGGCGTATAAGAAACATATTTGAGGGGGAGTTCGTCTTCCCTTAGAATTTCATCGCGATGAATATTGGTAACAGGGACCTCAGCAGTTGGAATGAGAAAATAGTCAAGACCTTCGAGTTTAAACAATTCTTCTTCAAATTTAGGAAGTTGACCTGTACCAGTCATTGTTTCCCGGTTGACCATAAATGGTGGTAGGACTTCGATATAGCCCTCTTTTGTATGGAGGTCAAGCATAAAATTGATTAATGCCCTTTCAAGAAGGGCCCCGAGGGATTTATAAAGGGTAAACCTTGACCCTGTTATTTTCGCTGCCCTTTTGAAATCTAAAATATCGAGTTTTTCACCAATATCCCAGTGGGCAAGGGGCTGGAAGTCAAATGCAGGTTTTTCTCCCCACACCCTTACAACCTTGTTTTCTTCATCACCCTTACCAACAGGTACTGTGCTATGAGGTATATTGGGCATCATAAGAAGCCTATCTTCCCATTCTTTTTCTACAACCCTTAGCTGTTGTTCTATATTTTCAATAGTTTTTCCAAGCATTCTCAGGTGTTCTATTTTATCTGAAGGGTTAAAGCCCCCTTTCTTTAATCTTGCTATTTCGTCGGAGAGCTCGTTTTTCTCGTTTTTCATTTTCTCCGTTTCCTGAATAAGTTTCCTTCTTTTTTCATCAATATTGATGAGCGCTTCTATATCAAACTCAACCCCTCTTTTTTTCAGGCTTTCATATACTATCTCTGGTTTTTCCCTGATAATTCGTGGGTCAATCATTTAATCCTCCATCAAGTCTTTGTTAAATTCGATCGGCATGTAGGTATAAATTAAACCATTTATTGTATAGACAGGCTGTCCTTCCACAAGAAATTGGACCTTTTTAATATCTTTGAAACTTGAAAGGAAGGAATTTATTATTGCATATGTCATTGTAATTTCTTTTGCTGTTCTCGCTTTTGCATTCAGGATATCCTTTGAAAAATTTAAGTACATGATACCATCCCCATCTGTTGCCAGTTCATATAGTTTGAGGTTATCGGGTACACATTTTTCTTTTTTTAACTCCTTTATTATTATATCAGCTTTTTCTTGTTCTGATATCCTGGGTTTAATTTCCAGGGCCTTTTTCCCGAGTTTCTCCTGATTTACTGGGTAAAATACGAACACAGCATCTTTTTCAATTGGTGCAATATACCTTTTAGATTCAATAATTATCGTATTTTTCTTATATGTAATTATGAGTGTAGCAACAAGTATAGCCAGCAGAATAAATATTATAGTGAGTTTTCTGGAACTAACCGGTCTATTTATAATATTGATTAGACGTTTTATCTTTTCACTCTTCGCCATTCATTTCTTTTAAGGGCTCAAGGATGTTTCTTGAACCCTGTCTCCTCATTTTTAAAGATATTTAAGAATTCCCGTGATTTCAGAACCCTGAAGATGGGGTATATTGCAGAATTTCTGTATGCTTCGATGAATGCCTGGTGGATTTCCTTTTTGTATGCTGCGCTTAAATCTTCAAGGATTATCGTATAAAAATCATGGCACACTGCATCAAAGGCAGTGGCAAGGACACAGAAATGTGTGTTAATCCCTCCAACTGCAACCGTATCAATTTTCATAGTCCTTAAGGTCTGGTCAAGGTCTGTTTTAAAAAAGGCACTGAACCTTCTTTTTTCAATTACTATATCAGTATTTTGGGGTTCGAGGTCTGAAAGCGGGTGTGTTCCTTTTGTTCCTCTTATAGCGTGGGGTTTCATCCTCCCCTTAAATATAAAATCGTTTTCCATGAAACTGTCACAGGCAAATATAACAGGTATTGAAAGGTTCCGGCATGTTTTCAAAAAGTCCCTTACGTGGGGTATAATCTTTTCTTCTTCCCTTTCTCCCTTTCTATTTTCGCCATAATTACCTTCAAGCATATCAACAATAATTACCGCAGGGTTCACCTTTTGTCTCCCTTCAGGTTTTTGAGAAAAAGCCTTGAAAAATTATCGCATAAATTCAATGCAAGTTCTTCTACCTTTTTGTGCTTGATGGTTGCTATTTTTTTTATAGTTAATTTTACAAACCAGGGTTCGTTTCTTTTTCCTCTGTATGGACTGGGTGTTAAAAATGGTGCATCAGTTTCTGCGAGCAACCTGTCAACCGGTGTATACCTTACAACATCTATTAATTTTTGTGTGTTGCTGTAGGTTATCGTTCCAGGTATAGATATATAGAAACCCATGTCAAGGACCTTCTTTGCTGTGTCAAGGTCATAGGAAAAACAATGGATGACACCTCCCGTACTACCATTATTTGATTCTTTTAGAATTTTCAATGTTTCCTCTTTTGCATTTCTTGAATGGACTATTATAGGGAGGCCAGCTTTCTTTGCAAGCTCTAATTGTCCTGTAAATGCCTTGATTTGTGAATCCCTCGGGGAATAGTTCTTAAAAAAGTCGAGTCCTATCTCCCCATAGGCGACAATTTTTTTGTGATTGAGATAAGGCCTTATCTTCTCTGCCAGGCTATTGTTATAATCCTTGCCATTGTGAGGATGTATGCCAATAGCACCGTAAATACTGGGATGTTTGTTTAAGATTTCTATTACCTTTTTGAAGTATCTTTCTTCAGTACCAACAGTAAGGATATAAACTAACCCTTCTTGTATGCACCTTTTTATAACTTCTTCTCTATCCTTATCAAATGATTCCATTTCCAGATGGCAGTGGGAATCTATAAACATAGATGTTTTATAACATATTCAATGTTAAGTGTTAAGTATTGTCTGTTAAGAATAGCTATTTATTCGATTTTTTTGACTCAATACCTATATATTAACTTTTTCCTGTTTTCAAATGGTATTATTCTTTATAAAATATTGATAATCATTGGAAGGAAAATATTATGGGATTGATAAATATTATAGATAAGAATGTTAAGCTCATTATGGTCGGTGGGAAAGGAGGGGTTGGTAAGACAACATGCGCTTCTGCCATTTCTTTAAAAATTGCCATGGATGGCAGGAAAGTCCTTATAATTTCGAGTGATCCAACCCCATCTCTTTAGATATTTTTGAAGTAACTATTGGAAGTGAGGAGGTAAGGATTAATAACAGATACGAATTGTATGGTTTAGAAATTACAAGAGATGTTGTCCTAACTAAATGGAAGGAAAGGTTTGGTCCTGAGATTTATGAGGTAATTTCATCTTTTGCAGATGTGGATTATGATTTTGTAATTGTAACAATACCGGAAGCCCTTGGGGTTAAGTTGACTGACAGGGTGATAAAGGACTTTGAAGAGAAAGGATTGAAGGTGGAAAATATAATTATTAATTATGTCGTGAGGGATGAAGATTGTGAGTTCCATAAGTTACGTAAAAAAATGCAGGAGGGTTATATTAATTTCATAGGAAATACATATAGCAATGCAAATATTGCTAAACCTTACCTGTCCCCAAAAGAGGTGAAGGGAATAGAGAGCATAGGAGATGTTTCTAAAGCATTGTTTGATAATGGTGAGGTTTGAGCATAGAACAGTTTATGGATTTTAGCAAAGACCAATAAAGTGTTGAATGAGGTAATAATTTGCGGATAACCGGTGGGTATTTGAAAGGTAAGAACATTGCTATTCTGAATGATGGAACAGCGAGGTATACTTCTTCAAAGATAAGGGAAGCAGTATTTGACCTTATAGGTGATGTAAAAGATAGTAAGGTTCTGGATTTATTTGCAGGTTCAGGATCATTTGCCATCGAGGCCTTAAGTAGAGGTGCCATTTTTGCAACATGTGTGGAGAAGGAAAAAGGCATGACCGTTGTGTTAAAAAAAAATCTTGAACATTTATCTCTAAATAAATATTGCCATGTACTGAATATGGATGTAAGATATGCCATCCGTTTTCTTTATAAAAAGGCATATAGCTATGATATAATTTTTATGGACCCTCCCTATGAAAGGGGTTACATTTTTAAAACCATGGCACTATTCAAAAATAATATTATATATGATAGAAATACAATCTTCATTTTAGAGTACTCAAAAAGGAAAGTCCTGAATTTATCAGACTTGGATGGCTGGGATGAAGTGGTAACTAAAAGATATGGAGATACTAATATTAAAATAGTCAGGATTGGTGAGCATATTATTTAAAGGAGTTTTAGATGAAAAAGAAGATAGCAGTTTATCCTGGTTCTTTTGATCCTATTACGAATGGGCATCTGGATATTCTGATGAGAGGTCTCGAACTCTTTGATAAGGTTATTGCCGC
The Pseudomonadota bacterium genome window above contains:
- a CDS encoding TatD family hydrolase, encoding MFIDSHCHLEMESFDKDREEVIKRCIQEGLVYILTVGTEERYFKKVIEILNKHPSIYGAIGIHPHNGKDYNNSLAEKIRPYLNHKKIVAYGEIGLDFFKNYSPRDSQIKAFTGQLELAKKAGLPIIVHSRNAKEETLKILKESNNGSTGGVIHCFSYDLDTAKKVLDMGFYISIPGTITYSNTQKLIDVVRYTPVDRLLAETDAPFLTPSPYRGKRNEPWFVKLTIKKIATIKHKKVEELALNLCDNFSRLFLKNLKGDKR
- a CDS encoding cysteine hydrolase encodes the protein MNPAVIIVDMLEGNYGENRKGEREEEKIIPHVRDFLKTCRNLSIPVIFACDSFMENDFIFKGRMKPHAIRGTKGTHPLSDLEPQNTDIVIEKRRFSAFFKTDLDQTLRTMKIDTVAVGGINTHFCVLATAFDAVCHDFYTIILEDLSAAYKKEIHQAFIEAYRNSAIYPIFRVLKSREFLNIFKNEETGFKKHP
- a CDS encoding GerMN domain-containing protein translates to MAKSEKIKRLINIINRPVSSRKLTIIFILLAILVATLIITYKKNTIIIESKRYIAPIEKDAVFVFYPVNQEKLGKKALEIKPRISEQEKADIIIKELKKEKCVPDNLKLYELATDGDGIMYLNFSKDILNAKARTAKEITMTYAIINSFLSSFKDIKKVQFLVEGQPVYTINGLIYTYMPIEFNKDLMED
- a CDS encoding AAA family ATPase, coding for MGLINIIDKNVKLIMVGGKGGVGKTTCASAISLKIAMDGRKVLIISSDPTPSL
- the rsmD gene encoding 16S rRNA (guanine(966)-N(2))-methyltransferase RsmD is translated as MRITGGYLKGKNIAILNDGTARYTSSKIREAVFDLIGDVKDSKVLDLFAGSGSFAIEALSRGAIFATCVEKEKGMTVVLKKNLEHLSLNKYCHVLNMDVRYAIRFLYKKAYSYDIIFMDPPYERGYIFKTMALFKNNIIYDRNTIFILEYSKRKVLNLSDLDGWDEVVTKRYGDTNIKIVRIGEHII
- the serS gene encoding serine--tRNA ligase, with the translated sequence MIDPRIIREKPEIVYESLKKRGVEFDIEALINIDEKRRKLIQETEKMKNEKNELSDEIARLKKGGFNPSDKIEHLRMLGKTIENIEQQLRVVEKEWEDRLLMMPNIPHSTVPVGKGDEENKVVRVWGEKPAFDFQPLAHWDIGEKLDILDFKRAAKITGSRFTLYKSLGALLERALINFMLDLHTKEGYIEVLPPFMVNRETMTGTGQLPKFEEELFKLEGLDYFLIPTAEVPVTNIHRDEILREDELPLKYVSYTPCFRKEAGAHGKDTRGLTRQHQFNKVEIVKFAHPEKSYQELEGLLQDAENVLKQLRIHYRVSMLCTGDLGFSASKTYDIEVWLPGQNIYREISSCSNFESFQARRAKIRYRKTGGKIDFVHTLNGSGLAVGRTVMAIMENFQKSDGSITIPEVLRPYMHGISQIP